The following proteins come from a genomic window of Candidatus Paceibacterota bacterium:
- a CDS encoding putative peptidoglycan glycosyltransferase FtsW: MRDKPLDKPFLVAVFLLAAVGLLIFISASMGLLARTGASFSSTAFNQIVFGLVFGSIAAYLTSRLNYKFWRTYAFYIFLGSLLVSLLVYVPGLGFSHGGATRWIIVAGISFQPAELIKIGFIIYFAAWLSGVKEKIKLFRFGMLPFLIIVGLVGAILLAQPDTDTFMVIFAAGLAMFISEGGRFRDILILGILSLLAIGLLAMQRPYLMSRITVFLNPASDPLGAGYQIQQSLIAIGSGQITGRGFGQSIQKFNFLPEPIGDSIFAVAGEEFGFVGTVSLLLLFLYFTLRGLKIGTQAPDAFSRLVVVGIVILIIIQAYLNIGAMLGLLPLSGITLPFVSHGGTALFFVLAEIGIILNISRYSK; encoded by the coding sequence ATGCGCGATAAACCTCTCGACAAACCTTTTTTAGTTGCGGTTTTCCTGCTTGCAGCTGTCGGCCTTTTGATTTTCATTTCTGCCTCGATGGGGCTACTCGCGAGAACCGGGGCAAGTTTTAGCAGTACCGCCTTTAACCAAATTGTCTTCGGACTGGTCTTTGGCTCTATCGCCGCCTATCTCACTTCAAGATTAAATTACAAATTCTGGCGAACTTACGCTTTTTATATCTTTCTCGGCTCGCTGCTTGTGAGCCTGCTGGTCTATGTTCCAGGACTCGGTTTCAGTCATGGGGGAGCCACCCGTTGGATAATTGTTGCCGGAATTTCCTTCCAGCCGGCCGAGCTGATTAAAATCGGCTTCATCATTTATTTTGCCGCCTGGCTATCCGGTGTGAAGGAGAAGATAAAATTATTCAGGTTTGGCATGTTGCCATTTTTGATTATTGTCGGGCTTGTCGGGGCCATCCTCTTGGCCCAGCCAGACACCGACACTTTTATGGTTATTTTTGCTGCCGGCTTGGCAATGTTTATTTCGGAAGGTGGCCGTTTTAGAGATATCCTCATTCTGGGAATTTTATCACTCCTTGCCATCGGTCTCCTCGCGATGCAGCGACCATATTTGATGTCACGGATTACAGTCTTTTTAAACCCGGCCAGCGACCCTTTGGGTGCCGGCTATCAGATCCAGCAGTCCTTAATCGCCATTGGGTCGGGCCAAATCACGGGGCGCGGTTTCGGACAGAGTATTCAAAAATTTAACTTCTTACCAGAACCGATTGGGGACTCGATTTTCGCGGTAGCCGGAGAAGAATTTGGCTTCGTGGGGACAGTCTCGCTTTTACTTCTATTTTTGTACTTTACTTTGCGTGGGCTTAAAATCGGAACCCAAGCACCGGACGCCTTCAGTAGACTCGTAGTGGTCGGCATTGTTATACTTATCATTATCCAAGCCTATCTGAACATCGGCGCGATGCTTGGTCTTCTGCCACTTTCCGGAATTACTCTACCTTTCGTGAGTCACGGCGGCACAGCACTCTTCTTTGTCCTGGCAGAAATTGGAATTATTTTGAACATTTCTAGATATAGTAAGTAG
- a CDS encoding four helix bundle protein, with protein MEKSYKKLIVWQKGVDLVTEIYALTAKLPRSETYGLISQIQRSAVSIPSNITEGSRRRSKKDFQHFLSISFGSGSELETQIEILRRLPFGKNLKYEKIDSLLTEIMKMLNVMVYGSKIHSEPTNY; from the coding sequence ATGGAAAAAAGTTATAAAAAACTTATTGTGTGGCAAAAAGGAGTTGACCTGGTGACAGAGATTTATGCACTTACCGCGAAACTGCCCAGGTCAGAAACCTACGGATTAATTTCACAAATCCAACGATCCGCCGTCTCGATTCCGTCAAATATAACTGAAGGAAGCCGGCGACGGAGCAAGAAGGATTTTCAGCACTTCCTAAGTATTTCCTTTGGCTCAGGGTCAGAACTTGAAACACAAATTGAAATCTTAAGACGCTTGCCTTTTGGTAAAAATCTAAAGTATGAGAAAATTGATTCATTGCTAACCGAAATCATGAAAATGCTTAATGTGATGGTGTATGGGAGCAAAATTCATTCTGAACCTACTAACTACTAA
- a CDS encoding UDP-N-acetylglucosamine--N-acetylmuramyl-(pentapeptide) pyrophosphoryl-undecaprenol N-acetylglucosamine transferase, with protein sequence MKILFTGGGTGGHFYPIIAVAEALNKIAKDEKLLEASLYFMSNAPYNERALLDNQITFVQSPAGKVRRYFSLLNFFDLFKTAFGVLKATIIIFRIFPDVIFGKGGYTSFPALFAGRLLGIPVMIHESDSSPGRVNKWAGKFAKRIAVSYPEAGEFFDQEKVAYTGNPVRAEIVTPTTAGVFEYWQFSPTLPVIMILGGSQGASAINDVILDALPDLLASYQIIHQTGKEKFEEVRATAESILKDNTYKNRYKPLPYVNDLAMRMGAGAAKLIISRAGSTIFEIAIWGIPSIIVPIPESISHDQKSNAFAYAKSGGALVIEEENFSTHLLVSEINRLFGNPGILKNMSIGAKAFARPDAADKIARELIRIGLSHEK encoded by the coding sequence ATGAAAATTCTATTTACAGGCGGCGGTACGGGCGGACACTTTTACCCAATCATCGCCGTCGCTGAAGCCCTTAACAAAATTGCCAAGGATGAGAAACTGCTAGAGGCCAGTCTGTACTTTATGTCGAATGCGCCTTACAACGAACGCGCTCTGCTCGATAATCAAATCACCTTTGTCCAAAGTCCGGCCGGCAAAGTCCGACGCTATTTTTCACTGTTAAATTTTTTTGATTTGTTCAAAACAGCTTTCGGGGTTCTCAAGGCCACCATCATTATTTTTAGAATTTTTCCTGATGTTATTTTCGGTAAAGGTGGTTATACCAGTTTTCCGGCACTCTTCGCCGGCCGACTGCTCGGTATTCCGGTCATGATCCACGAGTCAGACAGCTCGCCGGGCCGAGTCAACAAATGGGCAGGGAAGTTCGCCAAGCGAATTGCCGTCTCATATCCCGAAGCCGGTGAATTTTTTGACCAAGAAAAAGTTGCTTACACCGGCAACCCCGTTCGAGCCGAGATTGTCACCCCAACCACGGCCGGAGTTTTCGAATATTGGCAATTTTCACCGACCCTGCCGGTCATCATGATTCTCGGCGGTTCACAGGGCGCTTCCGCTATTAATGATGTCATTTTGGATGCCTTGCCAGATTTATTGGCCAGCTACCAGATTATTCATCAGACCGGCAAGGAGAAATTTGAGGAGGTCAGGGCTACTGCCGAATCAATTCTCAAGGACAATACTTACAAAAATCGCTACAAGCCATTACCTTATGTAAACGACTTAGCAATGCGAATGGGCGCCGGCGCTGCCAAGCTGATAATCTCTCGAGCCGGTTCAACAATTTTTGAAATTGCCATTTGGGGAATTCCAAGTATCATCGTGCCGATACCGGAGTCAATTTCCCACGACCAGAAAAGCAACGCTTTCGCTTATGCCAAAAGTGGGGGAGCGTTAGTCATTGAAGAGGAGAATTTTTCCACCCACTTGCTAGTTTCCGAAATTAACCGCCTATTTGGGAACCCGGGTATTTTAAAAAATATGTCGATAGGCGCCAAAGCTTTTGCTAGACCCGACGCCGCCGATAAAATCGCCCGAGAACTTATTCGAATTGGTCTCTCCCACGAAAAATAA